From the genome of Medicago truncatula cultivar Jemalong A17 chromosome 2, MtrunA17r5.0-ANR, whole genome shotgun sequence:
TTAATGAACCATTTTTCTTTCCGAAATATGAGCTCTCTCTCTTTGGAAAAAATCATTTGATTGtatatgaataaatttttaagaGGTCTCGTGTTCGGTTATGCAAACTAACATAACAACTAATTTTACTTccttcctttcaaaaaaaaaaaaaactaattttatttccttaaaaaaaatttttaCTAACAAGGCAACACTACTCTagctagagctgtcaaaacgggccggaccggcccgtttagcccgattaattatagggcttgggccttaaATATTAAGCCcaaattttaatagggctttttagcccggccctaaaAAGTCTgctacccgttagggctagcctgAACGGGTCGAGGGTAGCCcgctagcccgcataacaaaaaaaatcctataaattatatatattttacaaataattctttacttagttgattatcaaagtaataaataaaagtgaaaattcaatgaattaacacaaatatacatgtaatataaaattatatttactcgttttgttatttataattttaaagatcgaaaatataaatatctataaccataacgtatctaatttatttaaaattgttttcctcgccgttttagtttacgacgtttgtacaaaaatgtttacaatttatttttgttctaggcattatttaaacatattaaaaatcttatttataaaaaaaaattataggagtattttatagtacttttttaaaaaaaaaatatataatttttaatacgggccggcccgttaagCCCGCGGctcgtgtagggccgggctcaggtagtatatttcaagcccgttttccaaccgggctttttggcccggcccgaTAAAGCCTGAAGCCCGTtagggccgggccgcccgttttgacagctctaactctaatggtcctttaacttaattttaggtaaggATTTTCATCGTTTATTCTTTTTAACATCATTTGAATCAATTTGATATggattttcaaaattcaaatatatgGTCCTTGATCCATGTTCATATAAATTTTAGATTTGATGCTTGATAATCTATATGTAAACGGATCAAAAGGATAAAAGTGAcgtaaaaaaagataaagaacggAATCGTTATCTAAGATTAAATTAACCGACGACGAGTGTAATTTTTCCCGTTTGcctatgtaaaaataaaatagttggAGATGAAAAGTTAGAGTCAGACATATGTACACATAAAATGATATGTATTTTAAAAACTGGATACATTAAATAGACAACTTAAAAACACATGTGCATATCCTAGCTAAAAATTAGTCCAATTTAAGAAGGACACctagtaaaaaaaatgagaaaaggATTATATTTGGAGATGAAAAGGATATTATATATACAAACTATGAATTAAGCCTTGAATTCTTACGAAGTGATTAAGAAACTGATAAGTAGTATACTTGCAAAAATACAATAATCAATATTAGGGTTTAGACTCTTTATGAGATGCCTTGAGAAGCCTTCCAAGAGTGGTACTTATAGCCTTAGATAGGCTTATGTTTCCATGACTTAGGTCCCAAGTAACTTGGACCCTAAGTCGGTTTCAAGGGTTTCTAGATGTTTCTAGAAGCATTTAGACGCGGCGCTCATGGGAGGACGCGCCCTAGGGCACTTAGGCCCTTTTGGAGAGCGTCGGGGCCCTTTTGGAAGTCCAAGTAgtaattatttttctcattcattATGTTACATAGGTGATGAAATTGAGGATCTCCCCATGGAGTTTGAAAAGCAACAATACCCGGAAGATTTATTCTTTCAAAATGAGCTTTACCCAGGAAATACAATGAACTTGCAGTTCGACAAAAGTCCCTTTGCACAACCTGCTGGTCTTATCAAGTATCTTGGTGCCAATGATGATATTAAAAACACTGAAAAAGAAGCATATAATGTTGATGAGTTATGTGTAAAGAAGAGAGCCACCATAGGAGAACAGAAGCATTGTGCTAAATCTTTGGGATCATTAATTGAGTTTGCCATTTCAAAGCTTGGAAACAACATTCAAGCACTTTCAAGTTCCTTAATAGATAATCAAGAACAATACACTGTAGAGTCTGTACAAAATCTTGGAGATAAAGGGGTGATGTGTCACAGGTTGAATTTCCAAAAGGTTGTATATTATTGTCATAGAATTCGTGCAACCACAGCTTTCATGGTTCCGTTGGTGGCCGGTGATGGAACCAAAACTCAAGC
Proteins encoded in this window:
- the LOC11405526 gene encoding unknown seed protein USP — translated: MTTSMKLHHIVISICALLCLAFAGEVHGHGSLPQKYWEAVWPNTPIPIAMQDLLKPEHEGDEIEDLPMEFEKQQYPEDLFFQNELYPGNTMNLQFDKSPFAQPAGLIKYLGANDDIKNTEKEAYNVDELCVKKRATIGEQKHCAKSLGSLIEFAISKLGNNIQALSSSLIDNQEQYTVESVQNLGDKGVMCHRLNFQKVVYYCHRIRATTAFMVPLVAGDGTKTQAIAVCHADTSGMNQQMLHDALKLDSADIKYPVCHFLGNKAIMWVPNFLGNVDV